GATGGGGAAAATTATGATTGAGAGGCTTTGAAAACGAGCAAATGGAATGCAAAGCAAATATCAATGCTCCGTTACTATGTCCTTGAGACAATAGTTAATTCAGAGTAAATCAAGCAAAAAGATTTTATGTTAATTATATTAACACCAAGAAAAAACCTCATTTTGTGGATTAAAAATGAGGTTTTGCTTTTCCTATTAACAATGTGATGTTAACGGGAACATAAAGTTACCCTTTAGCAATCCTTTTTTCGCTAAAACAAATAACGCATCATCATCATTTGGCATAATGGTTGCTGTCATGCCCTTGATTGTAAAACTAGGTGTAAAATAAAATACCACTTTTTTTGTTGTTTCCTTTACAATACTTGCTAATACAGCTTCCGCATTGTGAGCATTTAACGAAATGATATCGAAAATATGCAGCGTATCTCCTTCTTCTTCCATTAGCACAATCGTTTCTAAATCCTCCACAAAGAAAATAGTCTCATGAAATACTATCGTAAAATAAAACATTAATAAACTTTCATTATGCTCAACATCTAAAATCATTGAGTTAACATGGCGGTTTTTCGCAAATTTTTCAAGTAATTCAAGATCATTGTCAATAGAAAGCTGCTTAACTTTTGCATCTATTTTCATTTGAATGGAACTTTTTGCTAAGTCTAAACTAAACTCACTTTCATCTAGACGTGTAAAGCCGAACTTTGGATAGTAATCCAATACCGTATCATTCGCAAAAAGATACATAAAATCATAGGTATTTTCGTGTTCTTTCATAATATGTAGTATTAATCGCTTCGCCAAGCCTTGATTGCGATAATTTTCATCTGTCATTACAGTACCAATCTGAATGCCTTTATATACTTTATCATTAATAATTACTGACATTTTATTAATTGAAGCATTTGAAATAATCTTACCTTGATCTACAAATGAATATGGTATATAAGTGTCATTCCAATACCCTTTGTTATACCAGCCTCGAAAATCTAATTTGAATGTTTTCATTGCTAAGGCATTAAAGCTTTCCTTCAAGCTTTCATTATTTCGATAATCACTTACTAATTCATATTTTTCCATTTTAATTCCCTCCAATTTTTGTTTCAATCGTTTTTTTGTATTGTATGTATTTTATGGGAATTATCACCTCCTAAAAACAGCAAAAGACTTTATGAGCAAAAACCCATAAAGTCTCTTTATATGCAAACTAAAGTATTGAAGATCAAACCTTATATCTCAGTCTGATTTAATACTTTATTATTTGCTTATATTTGGATTAGACAACATTTGCTTCTCTCATTTATCGCAAAAGGACATCACTAATAAACCTATAATTTTCAAAAATTACAGAATAGTCCTTATTATTAAATTCATTGGAATTTAATTTGCGATAATAAGTTTTAGCATAAAAGTCTAATTTCCCTTCTGTTTTCGGATTGTATTTATTTTAC
This genomic stretch from Lysinibacillus pakistanensis harbors:
- a CDS encoding GNAT family N-acetyltransferase, with product MEKYELVSDYRNNESLKESFNALAMKTFKLDFRGWYNKGYWNDTYIPYSFVDQGKIISNASINKMSVIINDKVYKGIQIGTVMTDENYRNQGLAKRLILHIMKEHENTYDFMYLFANDTVLDYYPKFGFTRLDESEFSLDLAKSSIQMKIDAKVKQLSIDNDLELLEKFAKNRHVNSMILDVEHNESLLMFYFTIVFHETIFFVEDLETIVLMEEEGDTLHIFDIISLNAHNAEAVLASIVKETTKKVVFYFTPSFTIKGMTATIMPNDDDALFVLAKKGLLKGNFMFPLTSHC